Below is a window of Sporosarcina ureae DNA.
TTTTTTGGATGCACGACCTCGTGTAGGATATTTCTATTCTGGCAAGAAGCCTATTAAATCCGTCGCGGATGGCATGGTAGACATGATTGTAGCCAATTATCAATCTAGACCAGTTGTCATCACTGAAAATCTATCTGTATATGACGCGATTTGCCAGCTGTTCTTGGAAGATGTGGGTACATTATTCGTAGTGGATCAACAGTCGTTATTGACAGGGGTTGTGTCACGTAAAGACTTGCTGAGGACAAGCATCGGAAGAACAGAATTAGAAAAGATTCCCGTGCATGTCATTATGACAAGAATGCCGAATGTTACATATTGCAAAAAAGAAGATACACTAATCTCGGTTGCCAAAAAAATGATGGACAGCCAAATTGATTCTTTACCTATAATTCAAGAACGCGATAATGGACTTGAAGTAATGGGGCGAGTGACAAAAACAAATATTACTGCCGCTTTTCTTTCCTTAGTGGAAGATCAGGATGTATGAGGAGTGACTGCATGACAAAATTCACATTATTCATCGTATCGGATTCTGTTGGAGAAACTGCAGGTCTTGTGACAAAAGCAGCCGCTAGCCAGTTCCGTCATGATTTGGAGACGATTTCGATAAAAAGGTTTTCTTATATAGAGGAAAACTCGCAGTTAGAGGAAATTGTGTTCTTGGCGAAGCAACAACAAGCATTGATTGTCTTTACATTGGTTAAAAGTGAAATGAGAGAGCAGCTTCATTTACTTTGCGAAGAGTTGAAAGTACCTTCGGTGGATCTACTCGGTCCATTAATAGATACAATTGGGCAGCAGTTGAAACAGGAACCATTTGAAGAGCCTGGACTGGTCAGGCAGTTGGATGATGTGTATTTCAAAAAAATTGAAGCGATCGAATTTGCGGTTCGTTACGATGATGGAAGAGATACACGAGGTATGTTGGAAGCGGATATCATATTACTAGGTGTTTCACGGACTTCTAAAACGCCTTTGTCTCAATTCCTTGCTAATAAAGGATTTAAAGTAGCAAATGTGCCGCTTGTCCCAGAAGTGGATCCACCGTCAGAACTATTTTCCGTTGATCCAATGAAATGTTTTGGTTTGTATATTTCTGTTGGGCAATTGAATTCAATTCGGAAATCACGTCTAGAAACATTAGGGTTGAAAGATGACGCAAACTATGCGAAAATAACACGTATTCAACAAGAGATAGATTATTTCAATGAAATCACTACACGCATTGGTTGCGACGTCATTGATGTGACGAATCGTGCGGTAGAAGAAACAGCCAATACCATTCTCAAAACACTTTCAGCAAGGAAGGCCAACTGAACAAACCAGTTGGGTCTTCTTTTTTCTGTGCGTCTTCTGTTAGTTCAACATGTCATAAAAATGGCATGAATGTAGATACTAAAAAAAGTACTAGCGAATGTTGTTGATAAAGAAGGATTTTTGTAAAACGTCTAGAATTTATGTATATAGAGTGGAAATGGTGATAGAATGACAAGAATATCTGATGACACAATTGAGGAAATCCGTTCAGGAACCGACATTGTCGATTTGATCAGTGAATATGTTCAATTAGCGAAAAGAGGGAAGAACTGGTTTGGACTGTGTCCATTTCATGAAGAAGGTAGTCCGTCTTTTTCCGTTTCTGAAGACAAGCAATTATTCCATTGTTTTGGTTGCGGAGCAAGCGGTAATGCGATCACGTTCATGATGGATATGGA
It encodes the following:
- a CDS encoding helix-turn-helix transcriptional regulator; its protein translation is MTCLELNTRQNEILDIVKGNGPITGEQIADRLNLARATIRPDLAILTMAGFLDARPRVGYFYSGKKPIKSVADGMVDMIVANYQSRPVVITENLSVYDAICQLFLEDVGTLFVVDQQSLLTGVVSRKDLLRTSIGRTELEKIPVHVIMTRMPNVTYCKKEDTLISVAKKMMDSQIDSLPIIQERDNGLEVMGRVTKTNITAAFLSLVEDQDV
- a CDS encoding pyruvate, water dikinase regulatory protein; its protein translation is MTKFTLFIVSDSVGETAGLVTKAAASQFRHDLETISIKRFSYIEENSQLEEIVFLAKQQQALIVFTLVKSEMREQLHLLCEELKVPSVDLLGPLIDTIGQQLKQEPFEEPGLVRQLDDVYFKKIEAIEFAVRYDDGRDTRGMLEADIILLGVSRTSKTPLSQFLANKGFKVANVPLVPEVDPPSELFSVDPMKCFGLYISVGQLNSIRKSRLETLGLKDDANYAKITRIQQEIDYFNEITTRIGCDVIDVTNRAVEETANTILKTLSARKAN